The Streptomyces sp. NBC_01255 genome window below encodes:
- a CDS encoding sensor histidine kinase has product MRRLLPRRTGPLTPTARVLRLRRRISLLFALTSAVGLVAMAVFAVRSDSSRWREQLDHAMDADTSWALGLLETDESGQLATDVLADTVNTGCPPLTVLLVTGDDPGGTGGGLTVQHAPPAPCLSVSTGVVLEAGRAAARTGDARGFDRRTTDGAPVRVFALPFYAPEAAEDEGPQGVLVTTADATAQRDDHRRLVWMVAGGCAVLVLLSAAVGHVLSGRAVRPALSALGRQEAFLADAAHDLRTPAASLRTLAETALRGETDSTDVHRRTLRLAEGMGRLVDGLLTRARLMSGTATVARQPLRLDQLAEAVAQEAAEAATKGHRVRVEAEDTIVVADPDLVRRAVGNLLGNALAHGHAPGVPADVLITVARDGTLTVEDAGPGLPPGVADALFERFRSGSGSTGLGLSIASWVAHVHGGTLTAGRGERGGARFVLRLPGQG; this is encoded by the coding sequence GTGAGGCGCCTGCTCCCCCGTCGGACGGGCCCGCTCACGCCGACCGCGCGGGTGTTGCGGCTGCGCCGGCGGATCAGCCTGCTGTTCGCGCTGACCAGCGCGGTGGGGCTGGTCGCGATGGCCGTGTTCGCCGTGCGGAGCGACAGCTCCCGCTGGCGTGAGCAGCTCGACCACGCGATGGACGCGGACACCAGCTGGGCCCTCGGTCTCCTGGAGACCGACGAGAGCGGGCAGCTGGCCACGGATGTCCTGGCGGACACGGTGAACACGGGCTGCCCGCCGCTGACCGTGCTTCTCGTGACCGGCGACGACCCGGGCGGTACGGGGGGTGGCCTGACCGTGCAGCACGCGCCGCCCGCGCCGTGTCTGTCGGTGAGTACCGGGGTGGTCCTGGAGGCCGGGCGGGCGGCGGCGCGGACCGGGGATGCGCGGGGCTTCGACCGGCGTACGACGGACGGCGCACCGGTGCGGGTGTTCGCGTTGCCGTTCTACGCGCCGGAAGCGGCGGAGGACGAGGGGCCGCAGGGCGTCCTGGTGACGACGGCCGACGCGACGGCCCAGCGGGACGACCACCGGCGGCTCGTGTGGATGGTGGCGGGCGGCTGCGCGGTGCTCGTGCTGCTGTCCGCCGCCGTCGGGCACGTGCTGTCGGGGCGGGCGGTCCGGCCCGCGCTCTCCGCGCTCGGCCGGCAGGAGGCGTTCCTCGCGGACGCGGCGCACGATCTGCGGACGCCGGCCGCCTCGCTCCGGACGCTCGCGGAGACGGCCCTGCGCGGCGAGACGGACAGCACGGACGTGCACCGGCGGACGCTGCGTCTGGCGGAAGGCATGGGCCGGCTGGTCGACGGGCTGCTCACCCGGGCCCGGCTCATGTCCGGTACGGCCACGGTGGCGCGGCAGCCGCTGCGCCTGGACCAGTTGGCGGAGGCAGTCGCCCAGGAAGCCGCCGAGGCGGCCACAAAGGGACACCGCGTCAGGGTCGAGGCCGAGGACACGATCGTCGTCGCCGATCCGGATCTCGTACGCCGGGCGGTCGGGAACCTGCTGGGAAACGCGCTCGCGCACGGCCACGCGCCGGGCGTTCCGGCGGACGTCCTGATCACGGTGGCCCGGGACGGCACGCTGACGGTCGAGGACGCGGGTCCCGGCCTGCCTCCGGGGGTCGCGGACGCCCTGTTCGAACGCTTCCGCAGCGGATCCGGATCCACAGGCCTCGGTCT
- a CDS encoding Fpg/Nei family DNA glycosylase, with product MPELPEVEALREFLDAHLVGKEIARVLPVAISVLKTYDPPLTAVEGAEVTAVGRHGKFLDLTTSGAAGELHLLIHLARAGWLRWQDPLPSGPPKPGKGPLALRTALTGGDGFDLTEAGTTKRLAVHLVHDPQEVPGVARLGPDPLAEEFGPEAFAALLAGERRQIKGALRDQGLIAGIGNAYSDEILHAARMSPFKPTQNLTPEETTALWTALRTTLREAVARSHGLAAGKLKAEKKSGLRVHGRTGEPCPVCGDIIREVSFHDSSLQYCPTCQTGGRPLADRRMSKLLK from the coding sequence ATGCCCGAACTGCCCGAAGTGGAAGCGCTGCGCGAGTTCCTCGACGCGCATCTGGTGGGCAAGGAGATCGCCCGCGTCCTCCCCGTCGCGATCAGCGTCCTCAAGACGTACGACCCGCCTCTCACCGCCGTCGAGGGCGCCGAGGTCACCGCGGTCGGCCGGCACGGGAAGTTCCTCGACCTCACCACCAGCGGCGCGGCGGGCGAACTCCACCTCCTGATCCACCTGGCCCGCGCGGGCTGGCTCCGCTGGCAGGACCCGCTGCCCTCCGGGCCGCCGAAGCCCGGCAAGGGCCCGCTGGCCCTGCGTACCGCGCTCACCGGCGGCGACGGCTTCGACCTCACCGAGGCCGGCACCACCAAACGCCTCGCCGTCCACCTGGTCCACGACCCGCAGGAGGTGCCGGGCGTCGCCCGGCTCGGCCCCGACCCGCTCGCCGAGGAGTTCGGCCCCGAAGCCTTCGCCGCGCTCCTCGCGGGCGAACGGCGGCAGATCAAGGGCGCCCTGCGCGATCAGGGCCTCATCGCGGGCATCGGCAACGCCTACAGCGACGAGATCCTCCACGCCGCGAGGATGTCGCCCTTCAAACCCACCCAGAACCTCACCCCGGAGGAGACCACCGCCCTCTGGACGGCGCTGCGGACCACCCTCCGCGAGGCCGTCGCACGCTCCCACGGCCTCGCCGCCGGCAAGCTCAAGGCCGAGAAGAAGAGCGGCCTGCGCGTCCACGGCCGCACCGGCGAACCCTGCCCGGTCTGCGGCGACATCATCCGCGAGGTCTCCTTCCACGACTCCTCCCTCCAGTACTGTCCGACCT
- a CDS encoding response regulator transcription factor produces MRVLLVEDDEDLRFGVAAALRAAGLAVDEAADLPGADEALFVTAYDCAVFDRMLPSGDAAAYVEGLRRGGRDVPVLFLTARDTVADRVEGFASGGDDYLVKPFAVPELVARVRSLCRRSAVVRPPVHRVGDLEVDTARRHVRRAGVLLSLTTREFAVLEALATRADQAVSRAELIESCWDEMAEPQSNVLEVLVSQLRRKLGVPPLIHTVRGVGYRLAADDAR; encoded by the coding sequence GTGCGCGTACTGCTCGTCGAGGACGACGAAGACCTCCGGTTCGGGGTGGCCGCCGCTCTGCGGGCCGCCGGGCTCGCCGTCGACGAGGCGGCCGACCTGCCCGGGGCCGACGAGGCCCTGTTCGTCACCGCGTACGACTGCGCGGTCTTCGACCGGATGCTGCCGTCGGGGGACGCCGCCGCCTATGTCGAGGGGCTGCGGCGCGGCGGCCGCGACGTGCCCGTCCTGTTCCTCACCGCGCGCGACACCGTCGCGGACCGGGTGGAGGGCTTCGCGAGCGGCGGCGACGACTATCTCGTCAAGCCGTTCGCCGTGCCCGAGCTGGTCGCCCGGGTGCGCAGCCTGTGCCGCCGCTCCGCCGTCGTACGCCCGCCGGTGCACCGCGTCGGCGACCTGGAGGTCGACACCGCCCGCCGGCACGTCCGCCGGGCCGGGGTGCTGCTCTCCCTCACCACCAGGGAGTTCGCCGTCCTTGAGGCCCTCGCGACCCGCGCCGACCAGGCGGTCTCCCGCGCCGAGCTGATCGAGAGCTGCTGGGACGAGATGGCCGAGCCGCAGTCCAACGTCCTGGAGGTGCTCGTCTCCCAGCTCCGCCGCAAGCTCGGGGTCCCTCCGCTGATCCACACCGTGCGCGGTGTCGGCTACCGGCTCGCGGCCGACGACGCCCGGTGA